One window from the genome of bacterium encodes:
- a CDS encoding DUF4383 domain-containing protein translates to MAKVFAQVVGIVLLLIGVIGLFTGTLLGARTTVVHNLIHLVSGAIGAYTGFTGSGYRSFAQIFGIVYTLVAVIGFVAPGTLGSLGVPVNTAYNLVHLIIGVWGIWAGFSKELATA, encoded by the coding sequence ATGGCGAAGGTTTTTGCACAGGTGGTCGGCATCGTCCTGCTCCTCATCGGCGTTATCGGCCTGTTCACCGGCACACTGCTCGGGGCGAGAACCACCGTGGTCCACAACCTGATTCACCTCGTCAGCGGCGCGATCGGGGCCTACACGGGCTTCACGGGCTCCGGCTATCGATCGTTCGCGCAGATCTTTGGCATTGTCTACACGCTCGTGGCAGTCATCGGCTTCGTCGCCCCGGGCACGCTCGGCAGCCTCGGCGTTCCGGTGAACACCGCGTACAACCTCGTCCATCTCATCATCGGTGTGTGGGGCATCTGGGCCGGATTCAGCAAAGAACTCGCCACGGCCTGA
- a CDS encoding M20/M25/M40 family metallo-hydrolase, protein MTAPDIRKIAEAHRDEIVALTRDLVRIDTTNTGVMPTGHETPAAEFLKQRLTAEGITAEIQGRIPERGNVFAALPGSSGHPCLTLASHTDVVPAGDEAQWTHPPFAGTVEDGYVYGRGAADMKGTVAAQVMALILLRRMKVSLAHPVGFVCVADEEAGGAYGMGWVAKAHPERLRARYCVNEGGGMFIKVKDAAWCLLGVGEKGRFEVQATFRGRGAHAAQPWQGDNALFHAVQALERLRAYDPERDTSGPIFPYLRRAIGPITPATVDDVVGQLASSNPRLADHCRQVSRMLVTPTMISGGVKSNSVPDAVRLVCDVRALPHQGPDYVAETVRGLLPGADVRIDCTAVANASPAEGEWVGLLSDVLSQALGRNAEVVPTISGGFTDSRFVRELGVPAYGFAPLHPDSDPSRRRAHGPSESVAIEDLVLETAVYFGLAYRLGTV, encoded by the coding sequence ATGACGGCCCCCGACATCCGCAAGATCGCAGAAGCGCATCGTGACGAGATCGTGGCGCTCACGCGCGACCTCGTGCGGATCGACACGACGAACACCGGGGTGATGCCCACCGGTCACGAGACCCCCGCGGCTGAGTTTCTCAAACAGCGACTCACCGCCGAAGGGATCACCGCGGAGATCCAGGGAAGAATCCCCGAGCGGGGCAATGTGTTCGCCGCCCTTCCGGGGTCGAGCGGCCATCCGTGCCTGACCCTTGCGTCGCATACGGACGTCGTGCCCGCCGGCGACGAAGCCCAGTGGACGCATCCGCCGTTCGCCGGGACGGTCGAAGACGGCTACGTGTATGGGAGGGGCGCCGCGGATATGAAGGGCACCGTGGCGGCCCAGGTGATGGCCCTCATCCTGCTGCGGCGGATGAAGGTCTCACTTGCGCATCCCGTCGGGTTCGTCTGCGTCGCCGACGAAGAAGCCGGCGGCGCGTACGGGATGGGGTGGGTGGCCAAGGCGCATCCGGAGCGCCTGCGGGCCCGCTACTGTGTGAACGAAGGCGGCGGGATGTTTATCAAGGTCAAGGACGCCGCATGGTGCCTCCTGGGGGTGGGGGAAAAGGGTCGATTCGAAGTGCAGGCGACGTTCCGCGGGCGCGGAGCGCACGCGGCCCAACCGTGGCAGGGCGACAATGCGCTGTTCCACGCGGTGCAGGCGCTGGAGCGACTCCGGGCGTATGATCCTGAGCGCGATACCAGCGGGCCGATCTTCCCCTACCTGCGCCGCGCCATCGGGCCGATCACCCCGGCCACGGTGGACGATGTGGTCGGGCAGCTCGCGTCCTCCAACCCGCGGCTCGCGGATCACTGCCGGCAGGTGTCCCGGATGCTGGTCACCCCGACGATGATCTCCGGGGGCGTCAAGTCGAACAGCGTGCCGGACGCCGTCCGCCTCGTCTGCGACGTCCGAGCGCTTCCGCACCAAGGGCCGGACTATGTCGCCGAGACGGTCCGCGGTCTCCTGCCCGGCGCCGACGTCCGGATCGACTGTACCGCCGTCGCCAACGCCTCCCCGGCGGAGGGTGAGTGGGTGGGGCTCCTGTCCGACGTACTCAGCCAGGCCTTGGGACGAAACGCGGAAGTGGTCCCGACGATCAGCGGGGGGTTTACGGATTCCCGGTTCGTGCGGGAACTGGGCGTGCCCGCGTACGGGTTCGCCCCCCTCCATCCCGACAGCGATCCCTCGCGGCGCCGCGCGCACGGTCCGAGCGAATCGGTGGCGATCGAG